From a single Ailuropoda melanoleuca isolate Jingjing chromosome 12, ASM200744v2, whole genome shotgun sequence genomic region:
- the GP6 gene encoding platelet glycoprotein VI, whose amino-acid sequence MASNRRKLEEIHGLGGLLVLPSSRQADTCISEPRDQELLLTGGVRDPHPXSRWSPPSDRLELVATGVYANKPSLSAQPSPAVSPGAEVTLQCRSQYSFDQFALYKEGAAAPQKGSEKQYWADFPITAVTVAHSGTYRCYSFSSKLPYLWSAPSDPLELVVTGTSGTPRWLSAEPSSSVTEFPEASRKRSISLINKSSAIEPSRTITVSPKGPESPTEPSRTITVSPNRPESPTGLAQQTYTKGNLVRICIGVVILILLVGLLAEDWHSRKKPLPHRVRPIRRPLPPLPQTQKPHNRQDGGRPAGRNQGRHQ is encoded by the exons ATGGCCAGCAACCGCCGGAAACTGGAAGAGATACACGGGCTAGGTGGTCTCCTGGTTCTCCCAAGCAGCCGTCAAGCAGACACCTGCATCTCGGAACCACGAGACCAGGAACTGCTGCTCA CTGGGGGGGTTAGAGACCCACATCCCNGGAGCCGCTGGTCTCCTCCCAGCGACCGGTTGGAGCTGGTCGCTACAG GAGTTTATGCCAACAAGCCCTCGctctcagcccagcccagcccggctGTGTCCCCAGGAGCAGAAGTCACTCTCCAGTGTCGGAGCCAATACAGTTTCGACCAATTTGCTCTGTACAAGGAGGGGGCCGCTGCGCCCCAGAAGGGATCCGAGAAGCAGTACTGGGCTGATTTTCCCATCACCGCAGTGACTGTTGCCCACAGTGGGACCTACCGGTGTTACAGCTTTTCCAGCAAGTTGCCGTACCTGTGGTCGGCCCCCAGCGACCCCCTGGAGCTTGTGGTCACAG GGACCTCTGGGACCCCCCGCTGGTTATCCGCAGAACCCTCTTCCTCTGTGACAG AATTCCCAGAAGCGTCCAGGAAACGGAGCATCTCACTTATCAACAAGAGCTCTGCAATTG AGCCTTCTAGGACTATCACTGTCTCTCCAAAGGGGCCAGAGTCTCCAACTG AGCCTTCTAGGACTATCACCGTCTCTCCAAACAGGCCAGAGTCTCCAACTG GTCTTGCCCAGCAGACCTACACCAAGGGCAATCTGGTCCGGATATGCATTGGGGTTGTGATTCTAATACTCCTGGTGGGGCTTCTGGCAGAAGATTGGCACAGTAGAAAGAAACCCCTGCCACACCGGGTCAGACCTATCCGCAGGCCACTCCCACCCCTCCCGCAGACCCAGAAACCACACAATCGGCAGGATGGGGGTCGACCAGCTGGCCGTAACCAGGGGCGTCACCAATAG